In Rhodococcus rhodochrous, a single genomic region encodes these proteins:
- a CDS encoding AAA family ATPase, translating into MTDPSSPGIFDDVDDVVARFDDHDHLLDQGTAAAIHLAVALGRPLLLEGEPGVGKTTAAKVLAQILGSPLIRLQCYEGLSVAEALYDWNYQRQLLAIRLAEARGEVPAEADLYSEDYLLERPVLRCVRHRGDRPAVLLVDEIDRADDEFEALLLEFLGEFAVTVPELGTLTAARPPVVVLTSNRSRDLHDALRRRCLYHWIDFPDRARAVAILRRTVPSANVALVERATDFVAVARGLDLDKAPGIAETIDWVSALAALGVADLVRPEAVMSLAALAKTPDDVDALGEALATFVSTEVS; encoded by the coding sequence GTGACCGATCCGTCGTCCCCGGGCATCTTCGACGACGTCGACGACGTCGTCGCCAGGTTCGACGACCACGACCATCTGCTCGATCAGGGCACCGCCGCCGCGATCCACCTCGCGGTCGCGCTGGGCCGGCCGTTATTGCTCGAGGGCGAACCCGGGGTCGGTAAGACCACCGCCGCCAAGGTGCTCGCGCAGATCCTCGGCAGCCCGCTGATCCGATTGCAGTGCTACGAGGGACTGTCGGTCGCCGAGGCCCTCTACGACTGGAACTACCAGCGTCAACTACTCGCGATCCGGCTCGCCGAAGCGCGCGGCGAGGTTCCCGCCGAGGCCGACCTGTACTCCGAGGACTATCTCCTCGAACGCCCCGTCCTGCGCTGCGTCCGCCATCGCGGCGACAGACCCGCCGTCTTGCTCGTCGACGAGATCGACCGCGCCGACGACGAATTCGAGGCCCTGTTGCTCGAATTCCTGGGAGAGTTCGCCGTCACCGTCCCCGAGCTCGGCACCCTCACCGCGGCCCGCCCGCCCGTCGTGGTGCTCACCTCCAACCGGAGCCGCGACCTGCACGACGCACTGCGAAGGCGCTGCCTGTACCACTGGATCGACTTTCCCGATCGTGCCCGAGCGGTGGCGATCCTGCGGCGCACGGTGCCCTCGGCGAACGTCGCGCTCGTCGAACGTGCCACGGATTTCGTCGCGGTGGCCCGCGGACTCGATCTCGACAAGGCACCGGGGATCGCGGAGACCATCGACTGGGTGTCGGCGCTGGCGGCGCTCGGCGTCGCCGACCTCGTCCGGCCCGAAGCGGTGATGTCGCTCGCCGCACTGGCGAAGACCCCCGACGACGTCGATGCGCTGGGGGAGGCTCTGGCCACCTTCGTCTCCACCGAGGTGTCGTGA
- a CDS encoding vWA domain-containing protein, whose translation MSARLLPGVDHAAFAVGLVDRLRSAGIVVPADGAATFTRALRVCAPTTRSRLYWTARLTLVDRHESLATFDAVFDRVFGDAPLPLDPHARRTGPEDDGTRATPTSDTPGRVQDAPAGQDVPWVTRTVVESAEGERAADRPGREVASALAEIADQRFDDLDPARLALLESWIEEAGVRWATRRTRRRVERHTGRVDVRASIAASRSTGFEPLRLIRTRPGRRRRQIVVFCDVSRSMRPYVGVYLHLVRALAHTGTAEVFVFSTTATRVTPVLRHRSVEQAIDVANDRVRTRFGGTRIAGSLAQVVTSHHGHLLRGAIVVVASDGWDSDDPTALAHVLARIRRRAHRVVWLNPRAGQSGFTPSTGSMSAALPHCDAMVAADTLLALQHAVDVVTGTDTGPGGLRRRVVGHGVDVLPW comes from the coding sequence GTGAGCGCCCGGTTGCTCCCGGGGGTCGATCACGCGGCCTTCGCGGTCGGACTGGTCGACCGGCTCAGATCCGCCGGGATCGTGGTCCCGGCGGACGGAGCCGCGACCTTCACGCGTGCTCTGCGCGTGTGCGCTCCGACCACACGGAGCCGGTTGTACTGGACGGCGCGGCTCACCCTCGTCGACCGGCACGAGAGCCTCGCCACCTTCGACGCGGTGTTCGACCGGGTCTTCGGCGACGCTCCGCTCCCGCTCGACCCGCATGCCCGCCGCACCGGACCCGAGGACGACGGCACACGCGCGACGCCCACCTCGGACACACCTGGTCGCGTGCAGGATGCTCCGGCCGGCCAGGACGTCCCATGGGTCACGAGGACCGTCGTCGAATCGGCGGAGGGGGAGCGGGCCGCCGACCGGCCCGGCCGCGAAGTGGCGAGTGCGCTGGCGGAGATCGCCGACCAACGATTCGACGACCTCGACCCCGCACGACTCGCACTGCTCGAATCATGGATCGAGGAGGCCGGGGTCCGATGGGCGACCCGCCGCACCCGCCGCCGGGTCGAACGCCACACCGGTCGCGTCGACGTGCGGGCGAGCATCGCCGCCTCGCGTAGCACCGGGTTCGAGCCGCTCCGGTTGATCCGTACCCGTCCCGGTCGACGACGGCGGCAGATCGTCGTCTTCTGCGATGTCAGCCGGTCGATGCGGCCCTACGTCGGGGTGTATCTGCATCTCGTCCGTGCTCTGGCACACACCGGAACGGCCGAGGTCTTCGTGTTCTCCACCACAGCGACGCGTGTGACGCCGGTCCTGCGGCACCGGTCGGTCGAGCAGGCGATCGACGTCGCCAACGACCGTGTGCGGACCCGGTTCGGGGGCACGCGCATCGCCGGATCCCTCGCCCAGGTGGTCACCTCCCATCACGGACACCTGCTGCGCGGAGCGATCGTCGTCGTCGCCTCGGATGGTTGGGACAGCGACGATCCCACCGCACTCGCCCACGTCCTGGCCAGGATCCGGCGTCGCGCGCACCGGGTGGTGTGGCTCAACCCGCGGGCGGGGCAGTCCGGATTCACGCCCTCCACCGGGTCGATGTCCGCGGCGCTCCCGCACTGCGACGCGATGGTGGCGGCCGACACGCTCCTCGCGCTGCAGCATGCCGTCGACGTCGTCACAGGCACCGATACCGGCCCCGGAGGGCTCCGACGGCGTGTCGTAGGTCATGGCGTGGACGTCCTACCCTGGTAG
- a CDS encoding cytochrome c oxidase assembly protein: protein MATSELASPAQPPAPAPTRGNPPALLILFGLLAAVVAAFAVGLSAAQALVLLGIPDPGPLTTYGLPAVRAISEIATVITIGSLFFAAFLVPPQQGGVLDVGGYRAVRTAGVAATVWAITAALMVPLTLSDTSGSPLGEAIRPQNLFSALGQVEVSLAWAWTTVLALITALLIRLTVRWSWTPYLLLLSVVALMPIALTGHSSSGGSHDMATNSLVLHLVAASVWAGGLFALLAHSMRGGEHTDIAARRFSFVAGLAFVVMAVSGVINAAVRMSFDDLTTTTYGRLLLAKIVALVLLGIFGWAQRRRALPALEADPTSRSALVRFTLVEAFVLAATIGLAVGLGRTPPPPPATVPTIQEVELGYQLDVPPSFVSLFFGQWRFDLIFGTAALVLAAAYAVGLWTLRKRGDSWPIGRSIAWFSGCFVLFVATSSGVGMYSPAMFSVHMGAHMALSMLAPVLLALGGAMTLALRAFKPAGRNAPPGPREWILEFLHSPPSRFFTHPIVASVMFVGGFYALYLGGIFTAFIDSHTAHVLMNLHFLLSGYLFYWVVIGVDPSPRDLQPVTKLAMVFGSLPFHAFFGVTLMSMGTVMAESYYRGLALPWNYDLFSDQKVGGSIAWSAGEIPLVLVMLALLVQWSRSDRRTARRVDRAAERDDDADLAAHNAMFAELARRDREGR from the coding sequence ATGGCAACATCCGAGCTCGCGTCTCCCGCGCAGCCTCCGGCGCCCGCCCCTACGAGGGGAAACCCGCCGGCACTGCTGATCCTTTTCGGCCTCCTCGCCGCCGTCGTCGCGGCGTTCGCGGTCGGGCTGTCCGCTGCGCAGGCGCTGGTGTTGCTCGGCATCCCCGATCCCGGTCCGCTCACCACCTACGGTCTGCCCGCGGTCCGCGCGATCTCCGAGATCGCGACCGTCATCACGATCGGATCGCTGTTCTTCGCCGCCTTCCTCGTGCCCCCGCAACAAGGGGGTGTGCTCGACGTCGGCGGCTATCGCGCCGTCCGGACCGCGGGCGTCGCGGCGACGGTGTGGGCGATCACCGCGGCGCTGATGGTGCCGCTGACCCTGTCAGACACCTCCGGCAGCCCGCTGGGCGAGGCCATCCGTCCGCAGAACCTCTTCTCGGCGCTCGGCCAGGTGGAAGTGTCGCTGGCCTGGGCCTGGACGACGGTGCTCGCCCTGATCACCGCCCTGCTGATCCGGCTCACGGTGCGCTGGTCGTGGACGCCCTATCTGCTGCTGCTGTCGGTCGTCGCACTCATGCCGATCGCCCTGACCGGGCACTCCTCGTCGGGTGGTTCGCACGACATGGCGACCAACAGCCTCGTGCTGCACCTCGTCGCGGCGTCCGTCTGGGCGGGCGGGCTGTTCGCCCTGCTCGCGCACTCCATGCGAGGCGGCGAGCACACCGACATCGCGGCCCGGCGGTTCTCCTTCGTTGCCGGACTCGCCTTCGTCGTCATGGCCGTCAGCGGCGTCATCAACGCCGCGGTCCGCATGTCGTTCGACGACCTGACCACGACCACTTACGGCAGGCTGTTGCTCGCGAAGATCGTCGCGCTGGTCCTGCTCGGCATCTTCGGCTGGGCACAACGCCGCCGGGCACTGCCGGCACTCGAAGCCGACCCCACCAGCCGGTCCGCGCTCGTGCGGTTCACCCTCGTCGAGGCGTTCGTCCTCGCCGCGACGATCGGTCTGGCCGTGGGACTCGGTCGCACGCCCCCGCCGCCGCCGGCTACGGTGCCGACGATCCAGGAGGTCGAGCTCGGCTACCAGCTCGACGTACCGCCGTCGTTCGTGAGCCTGTTCTTCGGCCAATGGCGCTTCGACTTGATCTTCGGCACGGCTGCTCTCGTGCTCGCCGCCGCCTACGCGGTCGGACTGTGGACGCTGCGCAAGCGCGGCGACTCGTGGCCGATCGGCCGGTCGATCGCCTGGTTCTCGGGCTGCTTCGTGCTGTTCGTCGCCACCAGTTCGGGCGTCGGGATGTACTCGCCGGCGATGTTCAGCGTGCACATGGGCGCGCACATGGCCCTGTCGATGCTCGCCCCGGTGCTCCTCGCACTCGGCGGGGCGATGACCCTCGCCCTGCGTGCGTTCAAGCCGGCCGGACGCAACGCCCCTCCCGGACCGCGCGAATGGATCCTCGAGTTCCTGCACAGCCCGCCGTCGCGGTTCTTCACGCATCCGATCGTCGCGTCGGTCATGTTCGTGGGCGGCTTCTACGCCCTGTATCTCGGCGGGATCTTCACCGCGTTCATCGACAGCCACACCGCGCACGTCCTGATGAACCTGCACTTCCTGCTGAGCGGCTACCTCTTCTACTGGGTGGTGATCGGCGTCGACCCGTCGCCGCGCGACCTGCAGCCCGTGACGAAGCTGGCCATGGTCTTCGGCTCGCTCCCGTTCCACGCCTTCTTCGGCGTGACTCTCATGAGCATGGGCACGGTGATGGCCGAGAGCTACTACCGCGGCCTGGCACTGCCGTGGAACTACGACCTGTTCTCCGATCAGAAGGTCGGCGGCAGCATCGCGTGGTCGGCCGGCGAGATCCCGCTCGTGCTCGTGATGCTCGCCCTGCTCGTCCAGTGGTCGCGCAGCGATCGGCGCACGGCGCGACGTGTCGACCGGGCCGCCGAACGTGACGACGACGCCGATCTCGCGGCACACAACGCGATGTTCGCCGAGCTGGCGCGCCGCGACCGCGAGGGTCGCTGA
- a CDS encoding tryptophan-rich sensory protein produces MTSHSPGSAPATSPATRTGRDIARVVAVAVSAPLAVVVSFFGSGAAGGTPVAEAAGGALSADATAVAPGGPAFSIWTLIYAGLLALAVWQALPANHADARQRAAGWWIVASMLLNAAWITAIQFDQVWLSVVVIVALLAVLVRVFLIFTRVLPSNRLEAVVVDGTMFVYLGWVSVATVANTAAALRYEDIDPFGWGADVWAIIVLAVVAAVSVVLATAGRGRLAVTGALVWGLAWIAVARTGDGGLVSTPAAVAAMTAAVIAVVATVVARIGAERSPTRTTAAA; encoded by the coding sequence ATGACATCCCACTCACCCGGATCCGCGCCCGCCACGTCCCCCGCGACCCGCACCGGTCGCGACATCGCCCGCGTCGTGGCCGTGGCGGTGAGCGCTCCGCTTGCCGTCGTGGTGTCGTTCTTCGGTTCGGGCGCGGCCGGTGGGACGCCGGTCGCGGAGGCCGCGGGTGGTGCGTTGTCGGCGGATGCCACGGCGGTCGCGCCCGGCGGCCCGGCGTTCTCGATCTGGACCCTCATCTACGCCGGTCTGCTCGCGCTCGCGGTGTGGCAGGCACTGCCGGCGAACCACGCCGATGCGCGTCAGCGCGCCGCGGGCTGGTGGATCGTCGCGTCGATGCTGCTCAACGCCGCGTGGATCACGGCGATCCAGTTCGATCAGGTCTGGCTGAGTGTCGTGGTGATCGTCGCGTTGCTCGCGGTGCTCGTCCGGGTGTTCCTGATCTTCACGCGCGTGCTGCCGTCGAACAGGCTCGAAGCGGTGGTCGTCGACGGCACGATGTTCGTCTACCTGGGTTGGGTGTCGGTGGCGACCGTCGCCAACACCGCCGCGGCGCTGCGTTACGAGGACATCGATCCGTTCGGCTGGGGAGCCGACGTGTGGGCGATCATCGTGCTGGCCGTCGTCGCCGCCGTCTCCGTGGTCCTCGCGACGGCAGGTCGGGGCCGGCTGGCCGTGACGGGTGCGCTCGTGTGGGGTTTGGCATGGATCGCGGTCGCCCGCACGGGTGACGGCGGTCTGGTGTCCACTCCCGCAGCGGTCGCCGCCATGACGGCCGCGGTCATCGCGGTCGTGGCCACCGTGGTGGCCCGCATCGGCGCCGAGCGCTCCCCCACCCGCACGACAGCAGCCGCCTGA
- the ettA gene encoding energy-dependent translational throttle protein EttA, with the protein MAEFIYTMKKVRKAHGDKVILDDVTMSFYHGAKIGVVGPNGAGKSSILKIMAGLDQPSNGEAFLDPEATVGILQQEPPLNEEKTVRENVEEGLGEIKVKLDRFNEIAELMATDYSDELMEEMGKLQEELDHANAWDLDSQLEQAMDALRCPPPDEPVTHLSGGERRRVALCKLLLSKPDLLLLDEPTNHLDAESVLWLEQFLASYPGAVLAVTHDRYFLDHVAQWICEVDRGKLHPYEGNYSTYLEKKAERLEVQGKKDQKLQKRLREELEWVRSGAKARQTKNKARLARYEEMAAEAEKHRKLDFEEIQIPTPPRLGNVVVEVEHLDKGFDGRVLIKDLSFTLPRNGIVGVIGPNGVGKTTLFKTIVGLEEPDSGTVKVGDTVKLSYVDQNRANIDPKKTVFEVVSDGLDFIEVGQNEMPSRAYVSAFGFKGPDQQKPAGVLSGGERNRLNLALTLKEGGNLILLDEPTNDLDVETLSSLENALQQFPGCAVVISHDRWFLDRTCTHILAWEGNVEEGKWFWFEGNFEAYEANKVERLGADAARPHRVTHRKLTRD; encoded by the coding sequence ATGGCGGAGTTCATTTACACGATGAAGAAGGTGCGCAAGGCGCACGGTGACAAGGTCATCCTCGATGACGTCACCATGAGCTTCTACCACGGCGCGAAGATCGGCGTCGTCGGACCCAACGGCGCGGGCAAGTCGTCGATTCTCAAGATCATGGCCGGGCTCGATCAGCCCAGCAACGGCGAGGCCTTCCTCGATCCGGAGGCCACCGTCGGCATCCTCCAGCAGGAGCCGCCCCTCAACGAGGAGAAGACGGTCCGGGAGAACGTCGAGGAGGGCCTCGGCGAGATCAAGGTCAAGCTCGACCGGTTCAACGAGATCGCCGAGCTCATGGCCACCGACTACTCCGACGAGCTGATGGAGGAGATGGGCAAGCTCCAGGAGGAGCTCGACCACGCCAACGCGTGGGATCTCGACTCGCAGCTCGAGCAGGCCATGGACGCACTGCGCTGCCCTCCGCCGGACGAGCCCGTCACCCACCTCTCCGGTGGTGAGCGCCGCCGTGTCGCGCTGTGCAAGCTGCTGCTGAGCAAGCCCGACCTGCTGCTCCTCGACGAGCCCACCAACCACCTCGACGCCGAGTCGGTGCTGTGGCTCGAGCAGTTCCTCGCGTCCTACCCGGGCGCAGTGCTGGCCGTCACCCACGACCGGTACTTCCTCGACCACGTCGCGCAGTGGATCTGCGAGGTCGACCGCGGCAAGCTGCACCCCTACGAGGGCAACTACTCCACCTACCTGGAGAAGAAGGCCGAGCGTCTCGAGGTCCAGGGCAAGAAGGACCAGAAGCTGCAGAAGCGGCTCCGCGAGGAACTCGAGTGGGTCCGCTCCGGTGCCAAGGCACGGCAGACGAAGAACAAGGCGCGTCTGGCCCGCTACGAGGAGATGGCAGCCGAGGCCGAGAAGCACCGCAAGCTCGACTTCGAGGAGATCCAGATCCCGACGCCGCCGCGTCTGGGCAACGTCGTCGTCGAGGTCGAGCACCTCGACAAGGGCTTCGACGGCCGTGTCCTGATCAAGGACCTGTCGTTCACGCTGCCGCGCAACGGCATCGTCGGTGTCATCGGCCCCAACGGCGTCGGCAAGACCACGCTGTTCAAGACCATCGTCGGTCTCGAGGAGCCCGACAGCGGCACCGTCAAGGTGGGCGACACGGTCAAGCTGAGCTACGTCGACCAGAACCGCGCGAACATCGACCCGAAGAAGACGGTCTTCGAGGTGGTCTCCGACGGTCTCGACTTCATCGAGGTCGGGCAGAACGAGATGCCGTCGCGCGCGTACGTGAGCGCGTTCGGGTTCAAGGGTCCCGACCAGCAGAAGCCGGCCGGTGTGCTCTCCGGTGGTGAGCGCAACCGCCTGAACCTGGCGCTCACGCTCAAGGAGGGCGGCAACCTGATCCTCCTCGACGAGCCGACCAACGACCTCGACGTCGAGACCCTGTCGTCGCTCGAGAACGCGCTGCAGCAGTTCCCGGGTTGCGCCGTCGTGATCTCCCACGACCGCTGGTTCCTCGACCGCACCTGTACCCACATCCTGGCGTGGGAGGGCAACGTCGAAGAGGGCAAGTGGTTCTGGTTCGAGGGCAACTTCGAGGCCTACGAGGCGAACAAGGTCGAGCGTCTCGGAGCCGATGCGGCACGTCCGCACCGCGTCACGCACCGGAAGCTCACGCGTGACTGA
- a CDS encoding acyl-CoA thioesterase produces the protein MTERNGHRPYRCPVEVRWGDSDRLGHVNNAKVVEYLQEGRIKFFRSELPARDAVVLRKMDVEFLRPIKDSSAPIEVETTVLRLGTSSFTVRQTILDREGVVCAVADTVLVGFDPETDTSRPLTDEVRAVLDRHRAVTPTG, from the coding sequence GTGACTGAGCGCAACGGCCACCGGCCCTACCGGTGCCCGGTCGAGGTGCGCTGGGGCGACTCCGATCGGCTCGGGCACGTCAACAACGCCAAGGTCGTGGAATACCTGCAGGAAGGGCGCATCAAGTTCTTCCGGAGCGAGCTGCCGGCACGCGATGCCGTCGTGCTCCGGAAGATGGACGTCGAGTTCCTGCGTCCGATCAAGGATTCCTCGGCGCCGATCGAGGTCGAGACGACGGTGCTGCGTCTCGGCACGAGCTCGTTCACGGTGCGTCAGACGATCCTCGACCGGGAAGGCGTGGTGTGCGCGGTCGCCGACACCGTGCTCGTCGGCTTCGATCCCGAGACCGACACGTCGCGGCCGCTGACAGACGAGGTACGGGCGGTGCTCGACCGGCACCGCGCCGTCACGCCCACCGGCTGA